A single genomic interval of Arachis duranensis cultivar V14167 chromosome 7, aradu.V14167.gnm2.J7QH, whole genome shotgun sequence harbors:
- the LOC107458576 gene encoding cold-responsive protein kinase 1 isoform X1 encodes MTCFPFFSKISSSAKQESHPETDEDLSGLQHVRLYTYKELRNATKDFSPANKIGEGGFGSVYKGQLKDGKLTAIKVLSAESRQGVKEFLTEINVISEVEHENLVKLYGCCVERNNRILVYNYLEKNSLAQSLLGSGDHTGLLFNWQTRCKISIGVARGLAFLHEEVRPHIIHRDIKASNILLDRDLTPKISDFGLAKLIPANMTHVSTRVAGTLGYLAPEYAIGGKLTRKADIYSFGVLLVEIVSGTCNTNSRLPMEEQFLLERAWNLYERNELVALVDISLNGKFDAEQACRFLKIGLLCTQDSPRIRPSMSSVVKMLTGEMTVDDSKITKPALITDIMDLKVRKKQEINNSNMKTTSTYNTNTSSQGSATSTLSSPPSTAVITSTFTAR; translated from the exons ATGACCTGTTTTCCTTTCTTCAGTAAGATCTCATCTTCAGCAAAACAAGAATCACATCCAGAAACTGATGAAG ATTTATCTGGTCTTCAACATGTTAGACTTTACACATACAAAGAACTAAGAAATGCTACTAAGGATTTTAGTCCAGCCAATAAAATTGGAGAGGGTGGTTTTGGTTCTGTGTATAAG GGACAACTTAAAGATGGAAAACTTACTGCTATAAAAGTTCTTTCGGCGGAATCCAGACAAGGGGTGAAGGAATTCTTGACAGAGATTAATGTGATCTCAGAAGTTGAGCATGAAAATTTGGTGAAGTTATATGGTTGTTGTGTGGAAAGAAATAATAGAATATTAGTCTACAATTATCTCGAGAAAAATAGTCTCGCGCAAAGTCTTCTAG GTTCAGGTGATCACACTGGCCTTCTCTTCAATTGGCAAACTCGATGTAAAATAAGCATTGGGGTCGCGCGTGGGCTAGCATTTCTTCATGAGGAAGTAAGGCCTCATATTATTCATAGAGATATAAAAGCAAGTAATATTCTACTTGACCGGGATCTTACTCCCAAGATTTCAGATTTCGGTCTTGCAAAGCTTATTCCAGCAAACATGACTCATGTCAGCACGCGTGTAGCAGGAACACT AGGTTATTTGGCACCGGAGTATGCAATAGGCGGGAAGCTGACACGAAAAGCGGACATTTACAGTTTCGGTGTCCTCCTTGTGGAGATAGTGAGTGGAACGTGTAACACAAATTCAAGATTACCTATGGAAGAACAATTTCTCCTAGAAAGG GCATGGAATCTGTACGAGCGAAACGAATTGGTCGCACTCGTAGACATATCACTAAACGGAAAATTTGACGCCGAGCAGGCCTGTAGGTTCCTCAAGATTGGCCTTCTTTGCACTCAAGACTCCCCAAGGATCCGGCCTTCGATGTCTTCGGTAGTCAAGATGCTTACCGGAGAAATGACTGTCGACGACAGCAAGATAACAAAACCAGCCTTAATTACTGACATCATGGACCTTAAAGTTAGAAAGAAACAGGAAATTAATAACTCTAATATGAAGACAACATCTACATACAACACAAACACATCTTCACAGGGTAGTGCTACTAGCACCTTGTCATCACCTCCTTCTACTGCTGTAATTACTTCAACCTTCACTGCAAGATAA
- the LOC107458576 gene encoding cold-responsive protein kinase 1 isoform X2 produces MTCFPFFSKISSSAKQESHPETDEDLSGLQHVRLYTYKELRNATKDFSPANKIGEGGFGSVYKGQLKDGKLTAIKVLSAESRQGVKEFLTEINVISEVEHENLVKLYGCCVERNNRILVYNYLEKNSLAQSLLGSGDHTGLLFNWQTRCKISIGVARGLAFLHEEISDFGLAKLIPANMTHVSTRVAGTLGYLAPEYAIGGKLTRKADIYSFGVLLVEIVSGTCNTNSRLPMEEQFLLERAWNLYERNELVALVDISLNGKFDAEQACRFLKIGLLCTQDSPRIRPSMSSVVKMLTGEMTVDDSKITKPALITDIMDLKVRKKQEINNSNMKTTSTYNTNTSSQGSATSTLSSPPSTAVITSTFTAR; encoded by the exons ATGACCTGTTTTCCTTTCTTCAGTAAGATCTCATCTTCAGCAAAACAAGAATCACATCCAGAAACTGATGAAG ATTTATCTGGTCTTCAACATGTTAGACTTTACACATACAAAGAACTAAGAAATGCTACTAAGGATTTTAGTCCAGCCAATAAAATTGGAGAGGGTGGTTTTGGTTCTGTGTATAAG GGACAACTTAAAGATGGAAAACTTACTGCTATAAAAGTTCTTTCGGCGGAATCCAGACAAGGGGTGAAGGAATTCTTGACAGAGATTAATGTGATCTCAGAAGTTGAGCATGAAAATTTGGTGAAGTTATATGGTTGTTGTGTGGAAAGAAATAATAGAATATTAGTCTACAATTATCTCGAGAAAAATAGTCTCGCGCAAAGTCTTCTAG GTTCAGGTGATCACACTGGCCTTCTCTTCAATTGGCAAACTCGATGTAAAATAAGCATTGGGGTCGCGCGTGGGCTAGCATTTCTTCATGAGGAA ATTTCAGATTTCGGTCTTGCAAAGCTTATTCCAGCAAACATGACTCATGTCAGCACGCGTGTAGCAGGAACACT AGGTTATTTGGCACCGGAGTATGCAATAGGCGGGAAGCTGACACGAAAAGCGGACATTTACAGTTTCGGTGTCCTCCTTGTGGAGATAGTGAGTGGAACGTGTAACACAAATTCAAGATTACCTATGGAAGAACAATTTCTCCTAGAAAGG GCATGGAATCTGTACGAGCGAAACGAATTGGTCGCACTCGTAGACATATCACTAAACGGAAAATTTGACGCCGAGCAGGCCTGTAGGTTCCTCAAGATTGGCCTTCTTTGCACTCAAGACTCCCCAAGGATCCGGCCTTCGATGTCTTCGGTAGTCAAGATGCTTACCGGAGAAATGACTGTCGACGACAGCAAGATAACAAAACCAGCCTTAATTACTGACATCATGGACCTTAAAGTTAGAAAGAAACAGGAAATTAATAACTCTAATATGAAGACAACATCTACATACAACACAAACACATCTTCACAGGGTAGTGCTACTAGCACCTTGTCATCACCTCCTTCTACTGCTGTAATTACTTCAACCTTCACTGCAAGATAA